In Paracoccus aminophilus JCM 7686, a single window of DNA contains:
- a CDS encoding DMT family transporter, which translates to MHNPLMSPEPLLADGPANPQREQNQRAAVLMVLSTATIVCNDTIMKLVTETVPLYQAVVMRGIFILPLMMLYARRQGGLKLRLAPRDFAAVLLRSVFEVSSTILYLYALRRMALADLSAIFQSLPLLVTLAAAVVFREKLGRRRLAAIFVGFLGMLIILRPGSSAFDIWALAVLASVILIVGRDLTSRVVSPRVSSTTIAFYAAGSVTLFGLAMLPTESWQPMTAGEVGLMALAAGFIAVSYVAAIATVRIGEISFVAPFRYTALVWAIIMGAVVFGKWPDVWTQTGAVLIVGAGLYSIWREARIARES; encoded by the coding sequence ATGCACAATCCATTGATGTCGCCAGAGCCGCTGCTGGCCGACGGTCCGGCCAATCCCCAGCGCGAGCAGAACCAGCGCGCTGCCGTTCTGATGGTCCTGAGCACCGCGACCATCGTTTGCAACGACACGATCATGAAGCTCGTGACCGAAACCGTGCCGCTTTATCAGGCGGTGGTGATGCGAGGCATCTTCATCCTGCCGCTGATGATGCTTTACGCGCGCCGACAGGGCGGGTTGAAGCTGCGGCTGGCGCCGCGCGATTTCGCCGCGGTGCTGCTGCGCTCGGTTTTCGAGGTCAGCTCGACCATCCTTTACCTTTATGCGCTGCGCCGGATGGCGCTTGCCGATCTGTCGGCGATTTTCCAGTCGCTGCCGCTTCTGGTCACGCTGGCCGCCGCCGTGGTCTTTCGCGAAAAGCTGGGGCGGCGGCGGTTGGCCGCGATCTTCGTGGGCTTTCTGGGTATGCTCATCATTCTGCGTCCGGGCAGTTCGGCCTTCGATATCTGGGCGCTGGCGGTGCTGGCCTCGGTCATTCTGATCGTCGGGCGGGATCTGACCTCGCGTGTGGTTTCGCCCCGGGTCAGCTCGACCACCATCGCCTTTTACGCGGCGGGCTCGGTCACGCTTTTCGGGCTGGCGATGCTGCCGACCGAAAGCTGGCAGCCGATGACGGCGGGCGAGGTCGGGCTGATGGCGCTGGCGGCGGGGTTCATCGCGGTCTCGTATGTTGCGGCGATCGCGACGGTGCGGATCGGTGAGATCTCGTTTGTCGCGCCGTTCCGCTATACGGCTCTGGTCTGGGCGATCATCATGGGGGCGGTCGTCTTCGGCAAATGGCCGGATGTCTGGACGCAGACCGGTGCGGTGCTGATCGTCGGCGCCGGACTTTATTCGATCTGGCGCGAGGCCCGGATCGCGAGGGAGAGTTAA
- the rpoC gene encoding DNA-directed RNA polymerase subunit beta', translating into MNQELANNPLNPLASPRQFDEIKISLASPEEILAWSFGEVKKPETINYRTFKPERDGLFCARIFGPIKDYECLCGKYKRMKYRGLVCEKCGVEVTLQKVRRERMGHIELAAPVAHIWFLKSLPSRIGLMLDMTLRDLERILYFENYVVIEPGLTDLTYGQLLTEEEFMDAQDQYGADAFTADIGAEAIRAMLANIDLAATAEQLREDLKEATGELKPKKIIKRLKIVESFLESGNRPEWMIMTVIPVIPPELRPLVPLDGGRFATSDLNDLYRRVINRNNRLKRLIELRAPDIIVRNEKRMLQESVDALFDNGRRGRVITGNNKRPLKSLSDMLKGKQGRFRQNLLGKRVDFSGRSVIVTGPELKLHQCGLPKKMALELFKPFIYSRLEAKGLSSTVKQAKKLVEKERPEVWDILDEVIREHPVLLNRAPTLHRLGIQAFEPILIEGKAIQLHPLVCSAFNADFDGDQMAVHVPLSLEAQLEARVLMMSTNNVLSPANGAPIIVPSQDMVLGLYYTTMMREGMKGEGSIFANLDEVEHALAAGEVHLHAKITARLPQIDENGNEVVKRFETTPGRLRLGALLPKNAKAPFEMVNRLLRKKDIQSVIDTVYRYCGQKESVIFCDQIMSLGFRSAFRAGISFGKDDMVVPDNKWTIVEEVQDQVKEFEQQYLDGLITQGEKYNKVVDAWSKCNDRVTDAMMSTISAVKHDADGSEAEPNSVYMMAHSGARGSVTQMKQLGGMRGLMAKPNGEIIETPIISNFKEGLTVLEYFNSTHGARKGLSDTALKTANSGYLTRRLVDVAQDCIVRQHDCGTDRAITASAAVNDGEVVSPLSERVLGRTAADDVLVPGEDTVIVRAGEIIDERKADEIERANIQTVRIRSALTCEAEDGVCALCYGRDLARGTLVNIGEAVGIIAAQSIGEPGTQLTMRTFHIGGVAQGGQQSFIAASQDGTIAFENESLLANENGELIVMSRSMQLHVMSATGEALSSHKLFYGSKLFVREGEAVTRGQKLFEWDPYTLPIIAEKAGVARYVDLLSGISVRDDTDEATGMTQKIVTDWRSAPKGNELKPEIILMDADGEPVRNDQGNPVSYPMSVDAVLSIEDGAEVKAGDVIARIPREGAKTKDITGGLPRVAELFEARRPKDHAIIAEIDGYVRFGKDYKNKRRIAIEPAQEGLDAVEYMVPKGKHIPVQEGDFVQKGDYIMDGNPAPHDILRIMGIEALADYLIDEVQDVYRLQGVKINDKHIEVIVRQMLQKIEILDSGDTTLLKGENVDREEFVEENAKIEAKGRRPAVGEPVLLGITKASLQTRSFISAASFQETTRVLTEAAVQGKRDKLVGLKENVIVGRLIPAGTGGAAARIRKIAADRDADVIEARRTEAEAAAALVAPEVVEAVVVTTSDEQE; encoded by the coding sequence ATGAACCAGGAACTCGCCAACAACCCCCTTAACCCGCTGGCCTCCCCGCGTCAGTTCGACGAGATCAAGATCTCGCTCGCCTCGCCGGAGGAAATCCTCGCCTGGTCTTTCGGTGAGGTGAAGAAGCCGGAAACCATCAACTACCGCACGTTCAAGCCCGAGCGTGACGGCCTGTTCTGCGCGCGCATTTTTGGCCCGATCAAGGACTACGAATGCCTGTGCGGCAAATACAAGCGCATGAAATATCGCGGCCTCGTCTGCGAGAAATGCGGCGTTGAAGTCACGCTGCAAAAGGTCCGCCGCGAGCGCATGGGCCATATCGAGCTGGCCGCTCCGGTCGCTCACATTTGGTTCCTGAAATCGCTTCCGAGCCGGATCGGCCTCATGCTCGACATGACGCTGCGCGATCTCGAGCGTATTCTCTACTTCGAGAACTACGTCGTCATCGAGCCGGGTCTGACGGATCTCACCTATGGTCAGCTCTTGACCGAGGAAGAGTTCATGGACGCGCAGGACCAATATGGCGCCGACGCTTTCACCGCCGATATCGGTGCTGAAGCGATCCGCGCGATGCTGGCCAATATCGATCTTGCCGCGACCGCCGAACAGCTCCGCGAGGATCTGAAAGAGGCGACCGGCGAGCTGAAGCCGAAAAAGATCATTAAACGCCTCAAAATCGTTGAGTCGTTCCTCGAGTCGGGCAACCGTCCCGAATGGATGATCATGACCGTGATCCCGGTCATCCCGCCGGAACTGCGTCCGCTGGTTCCGCTGGATGGTGGCCGTTTCGCGACCTCGGACCTGAACGATCTCTATCGCCGCGTCATCAACCGTAACAACCGTCTGAAGCGCCTGATCGAGCTTCGTGCGCCCGATATCATCGTGCGCAACGAAAAGCGGATGCTGCAGGAATCGGTCGATGCTTTGTTTGACAACGGCCGTCGCGGCCGCGTCATCACGGGCAACAACAAGCGCCCGCTGAAGTCGCTGTCGGACATGCTGAAGGGTAAGCAAGGTCGCTTCCGTCAGAACCTTCTGGGTAAACGCGTCGACTTCTCGGGGCGTTCGGTCATCGTGACCGGCCCGGAGCTCAAGCTGCATCAGTGCGGTCTGCCGAAGAAAATGGCGCTCGAGCTGTTCAAGCCGTTCATCTATTCGCGTCTTGAGGCGAAGGGTCTGTCTTCGACCGTCAAACAGGCGAAGAAGCTGGTCGAGAAAGAGCGTCCCGAGGTTTGGGATATCCTCGACGAGGTCATCCGCGAGCATCCGGTTCTTCTGAACCGCGCGCCGACGCTGCACCGTCTGGGCATCCAGGCGTTCGAACCGATCCTGATCGAAGGTAAAGCGATCCAGCTTCACCCGCTGGTCTGCTCGGCCTTCAACGCCGACTTCGACGGCGACCAGATGGCCGTTCACGTCCCGCTGTCGCTTGAAGCGCAGTTGGAAGCGCGCGTCCTGATGATGTCGACGAACAACGTTCTGTCGCCCGCCAACGGCGCGCCGATCATCGTTCCGTCGCAGGATATGGTCCTTGGTCTCTACTACACGACCATGATGCGCGAAGGCATGAAGGGCGAAGGCTCGATCTTTGCGAACCTCGACGAGGTTGAGCACGCCCTTGCCGCCGGTGAGGTGCATCTGCACGCCAAGATCACCGCGCGTCTGCCGCAGATCGACGAGAACGGCAACGAAGTCGTCAAACGCTTCGAAACCACGCCGGGCCGTCTGCGCCTTGGTGCCTTGCTGCCGAAGAACGCGAAAGCGCCCTTCGAGATGGTCAACCGTCTGCTGCGCAAGAAAGACATCCAGAGCGTCATCGACACCGTCTACCGCTACTGCGGCCAGAAGGAATCGGTGATCTTCTGTGACCAGATCATGTCGCTGGGTTTCCGTTCGGCATTCCGCGCGGGCATCTCGTTCGGCAAGGACGATATGGTGGTTCCGGACAACAAATGGACCATCGTCGAAGAAGTCCAGGATCAGGTCAAAGAGTTCGAACAGCAGTATCTGGACGGCCTCATCACCCAGGGCGAGAAGTACAACAAAGTCGTCGACGCCTGGTCGAAGTGCAACGACCGCGTCACCGATGCGATGATGTCGACGATCTCGGCCGTGAAGCATGATGCGGATGGCTCGGAAGCGGAACCGAACTCGGTCTATATGATGGCGCACTCCGGTGCGCGGGGCTCGGTCACGCAGATGAAACAGCTCGGCGGGATGCGCGGCCTGATGGCCAAGCCGAACGGCGAGATCATCGAGACGCCGATCATCTCGAACTTCAAGGAAGGTCTGACCGTTCTTGAATACTTCAACTCGACCCACGGCGCCCGGAAGGGTCTGTCGGATACCGCTCTGAAGACGGCGAACTCGGGTTACCTGACCCGTCGTCTGGTTGACGTCGCTCAGGACTGCATCGTGCGTCAGCATGATTGCGGCACCGACCGCGCGATCACCGCTTCGGCAGCTGTGAACGATGGCGAAGTCGTCAGCCCGCTCTCCGAGCGTGTTCTGGGCCGGACCGCTGCCGATGACGTTCTGGTTCCGGGCGAAGACACCGTCATCGTCCGCGCCGGCGAGATCATCGACGAGCGTAAGGCTGACGAGATCGAGCGCGCCAACATCCAGACCGTGCGCATCCGCTCGGCTCTGACCTGTGAAGCCGAGGACGGCGTTTGCGCGCTGTGCTATGGTCGCGATCTGGCGCGCGGCACGCTGGTCAACATCGGTGAAGCTGTCGGCATTATCGCCGCGCAGTCGATCGGTGAACCCGGCACCCAGCTGACGATGCGAACCTTCCACATCGGCGGCGTTGCTCAGGGTGGTCAGCAGTCCTTCATCGCGGCGTCGCAGGACGGCACGATTGCGTTCGAAAACGAAAGCCTGCTGGCGAACGAAAATGGCGAGCTGATCGTCATGAGCCGTTCGATGCAGCTTCACGTCATGAGCGCGACCGGCGAGGCTCTGTCGAGCCACAAGCTGTTCTACGGCTCGAAGCTCTTTGTCCGCGAGGGCGAGGCTGTGACCCGTGGTCAGAAGCTGTTCGAATGGGACCCCTATACCCTGCCGATCATCGCCGAAAAGGCCGGTGTGGCGCGCTATGTCGACCTGCTCTCGGGCATCTCGGTTCGCGACGACACCGACGAAGCGACTGGCATGACCCAGAAGATCGTGACCGATTGGCGTTCGGCGCCGAAAGGCAACGAGCTCAAGCCGGAAATCATCCTGATGGATGCCGATGGCGAGCCGGTTCGCAACGATCAGGGCAACCCGGTCAGCTATCCGATGTCGGTCGACGCCGTTCTCTCGATCGAGGATGGTGCCGAGGTGAAAGCCGGTGACGTGATCGCGCGTATTCCGCGTGAAGGCGCCAAGACCAAGGACATCACCGGTGGTCTGCCGCGTGTGGCCGAACTCTTTGAAGCCCGTCGTCCGAAAGATCACGCAATCATCGCTGAAATCGATGGTTATGTGCGCTTCGGCAAGGACTACAAGAACAAGCGCCGCATCGCGATCGAACCCGCGCAAGAAGGGCTCGATGCCGTCGAATACATGGTGCCGAAAGGCAAGCACATCCCGGTGCAGGAAGGCGACTTCGTGCAGAAGGGTGACTACATCATGGACGGCAACCCGGCGCCGCATGACATCCTGCGGATCATGGGGATCGAGGCTCTGGCCGACTATCTGATCGACGAAGTGCAGGACGTTTACCGTCTGCAGGGCGTGAAGATCAACGACAAGCACATCGAGGTGATCGTGCGGCAGATGCTGCAGAAGATCGAGATCCTCGACAGCGGCGACACCACGCTTCTCAAAGGCGAGAACGTCGACCGCGAAGAGTTTGTCGAAGAGAACGCCAAGATCGAAGCCAAGGGCCGTCGTCCGGCCGTGGGCGAGCCGGTGCTTCTGGGCATCACCAAGGCCAGCCTGCAGACCCGCAGCTTCATCTCGGCCGCGTCGTTCCAGGAAACCACCCGCGTCCTCACGGAAGCGGCGGTTCAGGGCAAGCGCGACAAGCTCGTCGGTCTGAAAGAGAACGTCATCGTCGGCCGTCTGATCCCGGCCGGGACCGGTGGCGCGGCAGCCCGCATCCGTAAGATTGCCGCGGATCGTGATGCCGATGTCATCGAGGCCCGTCGCACCGAGGCCGAGGCCGCTGCCGCTCTGGTCGCGCCCGAGGTTGTCGAAGCGGTCGTCGTGACGACCTCCGACGAGCAGGAATGA
- the rpoB gene encoding DNA-directed RNA polymerase subunit beta yields MAQAYVGQKRIRRYYGNIREVLEMPNLIEVQKSSYDLFLRSGEASGHQDGEGIQGVFQSVFPIKDFNETATLEFVKYELERPKYDVDECQARDMTYAAPLKVTLRLIVFDVDENTGAKSVKDIKEQDVYMGDMPLMTQNGTFIVNGTERVVVSQMHRSPGVFFDHDRGKTHSSGKLLFACRIIPYRGSWLDFEFDAKDLVFARIDRRRKLPVTTLLYALGMDQEGIMDAFYDTVNYKLQKAGKGQEGGWVTRFFPDRVRGTRPAFDLVNAETGEVITKAGEKVTPRLVKQLIEKGDVNLLVPFEKIVGRFVAKDIINEDTGFIYAEAGDEITLEHSKDGEVSGGLLKVLLDNGVTEIPVLDIDHVNVGPYIRNTMAADKNMNRDSALMDIYRVMRPGEPPTVEAASTMFDNLFFDGERYDLSAVGRVKMNMRLDLDAPDTQRTLRRADIIACIRGLVELRDGKGEIDDIDHLGNRRVRSVGELMENQYRVGLLRMERAIRERMSSVEIDTVMPQDLINAKPAAAAVREFFGSSQLSQFMDQTNPLSEVTHKRRLSALGPGGLTRERAGFEVRDVHPTHYGRMCPIETPEGQNIGLINSLATFARVNKYGFIETPYRRVIDGQVTDDVVYMSATEEMRHTVAQANAVLDADGKFVDELISTRQAGDFTLNPVEAIDLIDVSPKQLVSIAAALIPFLENDDANRALMGSNMQRQAVPLLRAEAPFVGTGMEAIVARDSGAAIMARRGGIIDQVDAQRIVIRATEDLEAGDAGVDIYRLRKFKRSNQSSTINQRPLVKVGEKVVKNQVVADGPSTDQGELAIGRNVVVAFMPWNGYNYEDSILISERIHRDDVFTSIHIDEYEVAARDTKLGPEEITRDIPNVGEEALRNLDEAGIVYIGAEVGPGDILVGKITPKGESPMTPEEKLLRAIFGEKASDVRDTSLRLPPGAYGTIVEVRVFNRHGVDKDERALQIEREEVERLARDRDDEMAILDRNIYARLKSLIIGKTVAKGPKGIKAGAEINEDLLGMFSRGQWWLLAVNEEETAKEVEALNQQYDTLRKALEARFEDKVEKVRQGDDLPPGVMKLVKVFVAVKRKLQAGDKMAGRHGNKGVVSKVVPIEDMPFLADGTAVDLVLNPLGVPSRMNIGQILETHMGWASRGLGIKIDEALQDYRRNGDMTPVRDAMKNGYGDDMYAETFADMEDGQLLEHADAVRGGVPISTPVFDGAKEADINDALKRAGFDTSGQSVVFDGRTGEQFARSVTVGMKYVLKLHHLVDDKMHARSTGPYSLVTQQPLGGKAQFGGQRLGEMEVWALEAYGAAYTLQEMLTVKSDDVAGRTKVYESIVKGDDNFEAGVPESFNVLVKEVRGLGLNMELLDAEEEE; encoded by the coding sequence ATGGCGCAAGCTTATGTCGGCCAGAAACGCATCCGGCGTTACTATGGCAATATCCGCGAAGTTCTGGAGATGCCGAACCTGATCGAGGTTCAGAAGTCTTCCTACGACCTCTTCCTGCGGTCGGGTGAGGCGAGCGGACACCAGGACGGCGAGGGTATCCAGGGCGTTTTCCAGTCGGTTTTCCCGATCAAGGACTTCAACGAGACGGCGACGCTCGAATTCGTGAAATACGAGCTCGAACGCCCGAAATATGATGTCGACGAGTGCCAGGCCCGCGACATGACCTATGCCGCGCCGCTCAAAGTGACGCTGCGTCTGATCGTGTTCGATGTCGATGAGAACACCGGCGCGAAATCGGTCAAGGACATCAAAGAACAAGACGTCTACATGGGCGACATGCCTTTGATGACCCAGAACGGGACGTTCATTGTGAACGGCACCGAGCGCGTCGTCGTGTCGCAGATGCACCGCAGCCCGGGCGTGTTCTTCGACCACGACCGCGGCAAGACCCATTCCTCGGGCAAGCTCTTGTTCGCGTGCCGGATCATTCCCTATCGCGGCTCGTGGCTCGATTTCGAATTCGACGCCAAAGATCTCGTGTTCGCGCGCATCGACCGCCGCCGCAAACTGCCGGTGACGACGCTTCTCTATGCGCTTGGCATGGATCAAGAGGGCATCATGGATGCCTTCTACGATACCGTGAACTACAAGCTGCAGAAGGCAGGCAAGGGTCAAGAGGGCGGCTGGGTCACGCGCTTCTTCCCCGATCGCGTGCGCGGCACCCGTCCGGCTTTCGATCTGGTCAATGCCGAAACCGGCGAAGTCATCACCAAAGCCGGTGAAAAGGTCACCCCGCGTCTGGTCAAGCAATTGATCGAGAAGGGCGACGTCAACCTGCTCGTGCCGTTTGAAAAGATCGTCGGCCGCTTCGTCGCGAAAGACATCATCAACGAGGACACCGGTTTCATCTATGCCGAAGCCGGCGATGAGATCACCCTCGAGCACAGCAAAGATGGTGAAGTCTCGGGCGGTCTGCTCAAGGTCCTGCTCGACAATGGCGTGACCGAGATCCCGGTTCTCGACATCGACCATGTCAACGTCGGCCCCTATATCCGTAACACGATGGCGGCGGACAAGAACATGAACCGCGACAGCGCGCTCATGGACATCTACCGCGTCATGCGCCCGGGTGAGCCGCCGACCGTCGAGGCTGCCTCGACCATGTTCGACAACCTGTTCTTCGACGGCGAGCGCTACGACCTGTCGGCCGTGGGCCGCGTGAAGATGAACATGCGTCTCGACCTCGATGCGCCGGACACCCAGCGCACGCTGCGTCGCGCCGATATCATCGCCTGTATCCGCGGCCTCGTGGAACTGCGCGACGGCAAAGGCGAGATCGACGACATCGACCACCTCGGCAACCGCCGTGTCCGTTCGGTCGGCGAGCTGATGGAAAACCAGTATCGCGTCGGCTTGCTGCGCATGGAGCGCGCCATTCGCGAGCGCATGTCCTCGGTCGAGATCGACACGGTCATGCCGCAAGATCTGATCAACGCCAAACCGGCGGCGGCGGCCGTTCGTGAGTTCTTCGGCAGCTCGCAGCTGTCGCAGTTCATGGACCAAACCAACCCGCTTTCGGAGGTCACGCACAAGCGTCGTCTCTCGGCTCTCGGGCCGGGCGGTCTGACGCGTGAACGCGCGGGCTTCGAGGTGCGCGACGTTCACCCGACCCACTACGGCCGGATGTGCCCGATTGAAACGCCGGAAGGTCAGAACATCGGTCTGATCAACTCGCTCGCCACTTTCGCGCGCGTGAACAAATATGGCTTCATCGAGACCCCCTATCGTCGCGTGATCGACGGTCAGGTGACCGATGATGTGGTCTATATGTCCGCAACCGAAGAGATGCGTCACACCGTGGCTCAGGCCAACGCGGTGCTGGATGCTGACGGCAAGTTCGTGGATGAGCTGATCTCGACCCGTCAGGCGGGCGACTTCACGCTGAACCCGGTGGAAGCGATCGACCTGATCGACGTTTCGCCCAAACAGCTGGTGTCGATCGCGGCGGCGCTGATCCCCTTCCTTGAAAACGACGACGCCAACCGCGCTCTGATGGGCTCGAACATGCAACGTCAGGCCGTGCCGCTTCTGCGCGCCGAGGCTCCTTTCGTGGGCACCGGCATGGAAGCGATCGTGGCGCGCGATTCGGGCGCGGCGATCATGGCGCGTCGTGGCGGCATCATCGACCAGGTCGATGCGCAGCGTATCGTTATCCGGGCGACCGAAGATCTCGAAGCGGGTGACGCGGGCGTGGACATCTACCGTCTGCGCAAGTTCAAACGCTCGAACCAATCCTCGACCATCAACCAGCGTCCGCTGGTGAAAGTCGGCGAGAAGGTCGTCAAGAATCAGGTTGTTGCTGACGGTCCCTCGACCGATCAGGGTGAACTGGCAATCGGCCGCAACGTGGTCGTCGCCTTCATGCCCTGGAACGGCTACAACTACGAAGACTCGATCCTGATCTCGGAGCGCATCCACCGCGACGACGTGTTCACCTCGATCCATATCGACGAATACGAAGTGGCGGCGCGCGACACCAAGCTGGGGCCGGAAGAGATCACCCGCGACATCCCGAACGTCGGCGAGGAAGCTCTGCGCAACCTCGACGAAGCCGGTATTGTCTACATCGGTGCCGAAGTTGGCCCGGGCGACATTCTGGTGGGCAAGATCACTCCGAAGGGCGAAAGCCCGATGACGCCGGAAGAAAAGCTTCTGCGCGCCATCTTCGGTGAGAAAGCCTCTGACGTGCGCGACACCTCACTGCGTCTGCCGCCGGGTGCTTATGGCACGATCGTCGAAGTGCGCGTCTTCAACCGTCATGGCGTCGACAAAGACGAGCGTGCGCTGCAGATCGAGCGTGAAGAAGTCGAACGTCTGGCCCGCGACCGTGACGATGAGATGGCGATCCTCGATCGCAACATCTACGCCCGTCTGAAGTCGCTGATCATCGGCAAGACCGTCGCCAAGGGCCCGAAAGGCATCAAGGCCGGCGCCGAGATCAACGAGGACCTGCTCGGCATGTTCTCGCGTGGTCAGTGGTGGCTGCTTGCGGTCAATGAAGAAGAGACCGCCAAGGAAGTCGAAGCGCTCAACCAGCAATATGACACGCTGCGCAAGGCGCTCGAGGCCCGCTTCGAAGACAAGGTCGAGAAAGTCCGTCAGGGCGACGATCTGCCTCCGGGCGTGATGAAACTGGTCAAGGTTTTCGTCGCAGTGAAGCGCAAGCTTCAGGCTGGCGACAAGATGGCCGGTCGTCACGGCAACAAAGGTGTGGTGTCGAAGGTCGTTCCGATCGAAGACATGCCCTTCCTGGCAGACGGCACTGCGGTTGACCTCGTGCTGAACCCGCTCGGCGTGCCGTCGCGGATGAACATCGGTCAGATCCTTGAAACCCATATGGGTTGGGCATCGCGCGGTCTTGGCATCAAGATCGACGAGGCGCTGCAGGATTACCGCCGCAACGGCGATATGACCCCGGTTCGTGACGCGATGAAGAACGGCTATGGCGACGATATGTATGCCGAAACCTTCGCGGATATGGAGGACGGGCAGCTGCTCGAACACGCCGATGCCGTTCGCGGTGGCGTGCCGATCTCGACGCCGGTCTTCGACGGCGCCAAAGAGGCCGATATCAACGACGCGCTCAAGCGTGCCGGTTTCGACACGTCGGGTCAGTCGGTGGTCTTCGACGGCCGCACCGGCGAGCAATTCGCGCGCTCGGTCACCGTGGGCATGAAATACGTGCTGAAGCTGCATCACCTTGTCGACGACAAGATGCACGCCCGTTCGACCGGTCCGTATTCGCTCGTCACGCAGCAGCCGCTGGGTGGTAAGGCGCAGTTCGGTGGTCAGCGTCTTGGGGAGATGGAGGTCTGGGCTCTGGAAGCCTACGGCGCCGCCTATACCCTGCAAGAGATGCTGACGGTGAAGTCGGATGACGTGGCCGGCCGGACCAAGGTCTACGAATCGATCGTCAAAGGCGACGACAACTTCGAGGCCGGCGTGCCGGAATCGTTCAACGTGCTGGTGAAAGAGGTCCGGGGTCTGGGCCTCAACATGGAACTCCTGGATGCGGAGGAAGAGGAATAA
- the rplJ gene encoding 50S ribosomal protein L10: MDRAQKEQVVDELGQIFDASGVVVVARYEGMTVAEMQDLRAQMREAGGSVRVAKNRLAKIALDGKPCASIADYLTGMTVLAYSEDPVAAAKVVDKYAKGNDKLVVLGGSMGGTALDPAGVKAVAQLPSREELIAQIVSSIGAPASNIAGAIGAPASNIAGILKTLEEREAA, encoded by the coding sequence GTGGATAGAGCGCAAAAAGAGCAAGTGGTCGACGAACTCGGCCAGATCTTTGATGCCTCTGGCGTCGTGGTGGTTGCACGCTACGAAGGCATGACGGTTGCCGAAATGCAGGACCTGCGCGCGCAGATGCGCGAAGCTGGTGGGTCCGTCCGCGTTGCCAAGAACAGGCTCGCCAAGATCGCCCTGGATGGGAAGCCCTGCGCAAGCATCGCCGACTATCTTACGGGCATGACCGTGCTCGCTTATTCCGAAGACCCGGTGGCTGCGGCCAAGGTTGTGGATAAGTACGCCAAAGGCAACGACAAGCTTGTTGTCCTTGGTGGTTCTATGGGCGGCACGGCGCTTGACCCGGCCGGTGTCAAAGCTGTTGCACAACTGCCGTCGCGCGAAGAGCTTATCGCTCAGATCGTGTCGAGCATTGGCGCACCTGCTTCGAACATCGCGGGCGCGATTGGCGCACCTGCTTCGAACATCGCGGGCATCCTCAAAACGCTCGAAGAGCGCGAGGCTGCCTGA
- the rplA gene encoding 50S ribosomal protein L1, protein MAKISKKQAVARAAFEGKSALTVEDAVKLVKGNATAKFDETVEIALNLGVDPRHADQMVRGVVTLPNGTGKFVRVAVFARGPKADEAKAAGAEIVGAEDLLETIQSGKIEFDRCIATPDMMPLVGRLGKILGPRNLMPNPKVGTVTMDVKAAVEAAKGGEVQFKAEKAGVVHAGVGKVSFDEAKLAENIRAFVDAVNRAKPSGAKGTYLQKVSISSTMGPGVSLDLASATA, encoded by the coding sequence ATGGCTAAAATTTCGAAAAAACAAGCCGTTGCCCGTGCCGCCTTCGAAGGCAAATCGGCTCTGACCGTCGAAGACGCTGTCAAGCTGGTCAAAGGCAATGCCACCGCGAAATTCGACGAAACCGTTGAAATCGCGCTGAACCTCGGCGTTGACCCGCGTCACGCAGACCAAATGGTCCGCGGCGTTGTCACCCTGCCGAACGGCACCGGTAAATTCGTGCGCGTTGCGGTTTTCGCTCGCGGCCCGAAAGCCGATGAAGCCAAAGCAGCCGGTGCGGAAATCGTCGGTGCAGAAGACCTGCTGGAGACCATCCAGTCGGGCAAGATCGAATTCGATCGCTGCATTGCCACCCCGGACATGATGCCGCTGGTCGGCCGTCTGGGCAAAATCCTTGGCCCGCGCAACCTGATGCCGAACCCGAAGGTCGGCACGGTGACGATGGACGTGAAAGCGGCCGTCGAAGCAGCCAAAGGCGGCGAAGTGCAGTTCAAAGCTGAAAAAGCCGGTGTCGTCCATGCGGGCGTTGGCAAAGTCAGCTTCGACGAAGCCAAGCTGGCCGAAAACATCCGCGCTTTCGTGGATGCCGTGAACCGCGCGAAGCCCTCGGGCGCGAAAGGGACCTACCTTCAGAAGGTCTCGATCAGCTCGACCATGGGCCCGGGCGTTTCGCTGGACCTGGCGTCGGCAACCGCGTAA
- the rplK gene encoding 50S ribosomal protein L11: MAKKVVGSLKLQIKAGQANPSPPVGPALGQRGINIMEFCKAFNARTQEMEQGSPVPVVITYYADKSFTFETKTSPASFLLKKAAGLKPVGKRNRARGSEKPGRLTAGTVTVKQVREIAEAKMKDLSANDVEAAMQIILGSARSIGIEVKG; encoded by the coding sequence ATGGCCAAGAAAGTCGTCGGCAGCCTCAAGCTGCAAATCAAGGCGGGTCAAGCCAACCCGTCCCCGCCGGTCGGCCCTGCACTGGGTCAGCGCGGCATCAACATCATGGAATTCTGCAAGGCGTTCAACGCCCGCACGCAGGAAATGGAACAGGGTTCGCCCGTTCCGGTCGTGATCACTTACTACGCCGACAAGTCGTTCACCTTCGAGACCAAGACCTCGCCCGCTTCCTTCCTGCTGAAGAAAGCCGCTGGTCTGAAGCCCGTTGGCAAGCGTAACCGCGCACGCGGCTCGGAAAAGCCCGGTCGTCTGACCGCTGGCACCGTGACCGTCAAGCAGGTTCGCGAGATCGCCGAAGCCAAGATGAAAGATCTCTCGGCGAATGACGTCGAAGCCGCAATGCAGATCATTCTGGGCTCTGCCCGGTCGATCGGCATCGAGGTGAAAGGGTAA